One genomic region from Mytilus trossulus isolate FHL-02 chromosome 9, PNRI_Mtr1.1.1.hap1, whole genome shotgun sequence encodes:
- the LOC134683292 gene encoding uncharacterized protein LOC134683292 has protein sequence MPSNVEIKAHLKDVGGVCKIAEQICTEGPTILHQEDTFFTVDKGRLKLRKIEGKTAQLIFYDRPDQTGPKFSDYNITEVSNPDSLKETLGKCLGIKGEVKKTRTLYMVGQTRVHIDKVHNLNDGDFMELEVVMKEGQTVDEGQSIADDLMTKLGISKSDLISGAYIDMILEKS, from the exons ATGCCGTCAAACGTTGAAATAAAAGCCCATTTAAAAGACGTAGGAGGTGTCTGTAAGATAGCAGAACAGATATGTACTGAGGGACCAACCATTCTACACCAGGAAGACACATTCTTCACTGTGGATAAGGGAAGACTCAAACTACGAAAGATTGAG GGTAAAACTGCGCAACTGATCTTCTACGATAGACCTGACCAAACTGGACCCAAATTCAGCGACTATAACATTACGGAAGTTTCCAACCCTGACAGTCtcaaa GAGACCCTTGGTAAATGTCTTGGTATAAAGGGAGAAGTGAAGAAAACAAGAACTCTTTATATGGTAGGACAAACACGTGTCCACATTGACAAAGTTCATAATCTTAATGATGGCGATTTCATGGAACTTGAG GTTGTGATGAAGGAAGGACAAACAGTGGACGAGGGTCAAAGTATTGCTGATGATTTAATGACCAAACTTGGAATCTCAAAATCAGATTTAATATCTGGTGCCTATATAGACATGATTTTAGAGAAAAGTTGA